In Raphanus sativus cultivar WK10039 chromosome 5, ASM80110v3, whole genome shotgun sequence, the following proteins share a genomic window:
- the LOC108830345 gene encoding ribosome biogenesis protein BRX1 homolog 1 codes for MGKKRKHSETEQAAPLKKDDSAPERPKRTLLGWKEKAQDAEEPKPAAPEFRNKEKVLVTCSRRISFRYRHLMLNIVSLLPHCKKDSKVEAKSSKGATLNELVELKGSSSCLFFECRKHKDLYLWMVKSPSGPSVKFLVNAVHTMEELKLTGNHLKGSRPLLTFSSNFDKDVHWKLLKEMLTQVFGIPKEHRKSKPYHDHVFAFSIVDDHIWFRNYQISVPHNEAEKVARGGLDKMTLVEVGPRFCLNPIKIFGGSFGGPTLYENPFYVSPNQIRALEKRNKAGKFAKKIKAKTRKKMHELSNPLEPDEFADMWKDDE; via the exons ATGGGGAAGAAGAGAAAGCACAGCGAGACCGAACAGGCGGCACCGTTGAAGAAAGACGACTCTGCTCCGGAGAGACCCAAAAGAACTCTACTGGGCTGGAAAGAAAAGGCCCAAGATGCAGAAGAACCCAAACCAGCAGCGCCTGAGTTCAGGAACAAAGAGAAGGTCCTCGTCACATGCTCACGTCGCATAAGTTTCAGGTACCGACATCTGATGCTGAACATCGTGTCGCTTCTACCTCACTGTAAGAAAGATAGTAAGGTCGAAGCTAAGAGCAGTAAAGGCGCCACTCTTAATGAGCTTGTTGAGCTTAAAGGCTCTTCTTCCTGCTTGTTCTTTGAG TGTAGGAAGCATAAAGATCTTTACTTGTGGATGGTTAAGTCTCCTAGTGGTCCCTCTGTTAAGTTCTTGGTTAATGCTG TTCACACAATGGAGGAGCTGAAACTAACTGGAAACCATCTGAAAGGGTCACGCCCACTCTTGACATTCTCATCTAACTTTGATAAAGATGTACACTGGAAGCTTCTGAAAGAGATGTTAACGCAG GTTTTTGGAATCCCCAAGGAACATAGAAAGTCTAAACCTTACCATGACCATGTCTTTGCTTTCTCCATTGTTGATGACCATATATGGTTCCGTAATTACCAG ATATCGGTACCTCATAATGAGGCAGAGAAGGTTGCAAGAGGTGGTCTGGATAAAATGACACTTGTTGAG GTTGGTCCAAGGTTTTGTTTAAATCCGATTAAGATATTTGGAGGCAGCTTTGGAGGTCCAACTCTTTACGAGAACCCATTCTATGTATCTCCAAACCAG ATTCGAGCATTGGAGAAAAGAAATAAGGCAGGGAAGTTTGCAAAGAAGATCAAAGCAAAAACGAGGAAAAAGATGCATGAGCTTTCGAACCCATTGGAGCCTGATGAGTTTGCTGACATGTGGAAGGATGATgaatga